A portion of the Paenibacillus sp. PvR098 genome contains these proteins:
- the greA gene encoding transcription elongation factor GreA, giving the protein MAEKEVILTQEGLKKLEEELEHLKSVKRREVAERIKVAIGYGDISENSEYEDAKNEQAFVEGRVITLEKMLRNARIINNDEVDTETVNVGSIVILKDLEFGDIVEYSIVGTAESDPFQNKISNESPVGKAILGKRKGSVVDVNVPAGVIQYEIVDIKK; this is encoded by the coding sequence ATGGCCGAAAAAGAAGTCATTCTCACGCAGGAAGGTTTGAAAAAGCTTGAGGAAGAACTGGAACATTTGAAATCGGTCAAGCGCCGCGAGGTGGCTGAACGGATTAAAGTGGCAATCGGTTATGGTGATATCAGTGAAAATTCCGAATATGAGGATGCCAAGAATGAGCAGGCTTTCGTAGAAGGCCGGGTCATTACTTTGGAGAAAATGCTGCGCAATGCGCGGATCATTAACAATGACGAAGTCGATACCGAAACGGTAAATGTGGGTTCCATCGTTATTCTGAAGGATCTCGAATTCGGAGACATTGTGGAGTATTCCATTGTAGGTACAGCGGAATCGGACCCTTTCCAGAATAAAATATCCAATGAAAGTCCGGTTGGCAAAGCCATTCTTGGCAAGCGCAAAGGATCTGTTGTCGACGTTAACGTACCTGCAGGTGTCATACAATATGAAATCGTAGACATTAAGAAGTAA
- the dusB gene encoding tRNA dihydrouridine synthase DusB translates to MLTIGNVTAPNKVVLAPMAGVCNPAFRLIAKEFGTGLVCAEMVSDKAILHGNHRTLEMLYVDEREKPLSLQIFGGDTETLVEAAKYVDQNTNADIIDINMGCPVPKITKCDAGARWLLDPGKIEQMVSTVSKAVSKPLTVKMRIGWDDDHVYAVQNAKAVENGGGAAVSVHGRTRVQMYTGHANWDIIKEVKEAVSIPVIGNGDVFTPEDAKRMLDHTGVDGVMIGRAALGNPWMLYRTIQYLTHGELPDEPSPQEKIRIAILHLDRLTALKGESVAVKEMRKHLAWYLKGLHGGARIKDAIMEQTKREAMVQLLNDYVESLEDRAATVH, encoded by the coding sequence ATGCTAACAATAGGTAATGTAACCGCACCAAACAAAGTGGTTTTGGCTCCTATGGCGGGGGTGTGCAACCCTGCGTTTCGCTTAATCGCCAAGGAATTCGGCACCGGCCTCGTATGTGCCGAAATGGTGAGCGATAAGGCGATCCTGCACGGCAATCACCGCACGTTGGAGATGCTTTACGTGGATGAACGGGAAAAGCCGCTCAGCCTGCAAATTTTCGGTGGAGATACCGAAACGCTGGTGGAAGCTGCGAAATATGTCGATCAGAACACGAACGCGGATATTATTGATATCAATATGGGCTGCCCTGTTCCTAAAATCACCAAGTGTGACGCAGGGGCACGATGGTTGCTGGATCCCGGTAAAATCGAGCAAATGGTATCCACCGTATCGAAGGCGGTCAGCAAACCGCTCACGGTGAAAATGCGCATCGGTTGGGATGACGATCATGTTTATGCCGTGCAGAATGCCAAGGCTGTAGAGAACGGTGGAGGCGCAGCGGTGTCCGTACATGGCCGGACCCGCGTGCAGATGTATACGGGTCACGCCAACTGGGATATCATCAAAGAGGTGAAAGAGGCCGTATCGATTCCCGTCATCGGGAACGGGGATGTTTTTACCCCGGAGGATGCCAAGCGAATGCTGGATCACACCGGTGTGGACGGCGTCATGATCGGCCGGGCTGCTTTGGGTAATCCCTGGATGCTGTACCGTACGATCCAGTATCTGACCCATGGGGAACTTCCTGATGAACCTAGCCCGCAGGAGAAAATTCGTATTGCCATTCTGCATTTGGATCGTTTAACCGCTTTAAAGGGAGAATCCGTGGCCGTCAAAGAAATGCGTAAGCATCTGGCTTGGTATCTTAAAGGTCTTCATGGCGGAGCCCGAATCAAGGATGCCATTATGGAGCAGACGAAGCGGGAAGCGATGGTGCAGCTATTGAATGATTATGTCGAATCATTGGAAGACCGTGCTGCTACGGTCCATTAA
- a CDS encoding helix-turn-helix transcriptional regulator has protein sequence MEKNALAQRIRAFRKLKGFTQTELAQKLDVSIAVLGSIERGTRKADLKMIRKISDALSIEPEELSSSAGVKTYYS, from the coding sequence GTGGAAAAGAACGCATTAGCGCAGCGCATCCGCGCTTTTCGCAAATTAAAAGGGTTTACGCAGACCGAATTGGCGCAGAAGCTCGATGTATCGATTGCCGTACTCGGCTCCATCGAACGCGGAACCCGTAAGGCCGATCTAAAAATGATTCGCAAAATATCTGATGCGCTCAGCATCGAACCGGAAGAGCTGTCTTCCTCTGCGGGCGTAAAAACGTATTATTCTTAA
- the folK gene encoding 2-amino-4-hydroxy-6-hydroxymethyldihydropteridine diphosphokinase gives MNSRNEGTSGSSAFAYIGLGSNMGDRERYLRDAVRFLQESAEVRVTGESGLYETDPVGYVDQAQFLNQVVEVSTTLDPERLFERMLDIELRLNRKRDIRWGPRTIDLDLLLFGERSQDSPDLILPHPRMMERAFVLVPLIEVMSLRDPIQVEQWSKQLERMEGKEGVRLWKRTH, from the coding sequence ATGAACTCACGCAATGAAGGTACATCCGGGTCTTCTGCATTCGCATACATCGGTCTGGGCTCCAACATGGGAGACCGGGAGCGCTATTTACGGGATGCGGTGCGGTTTTTGCAGGAATCTGCAGAAGTACGGGTAACCGGGGAATCGGGATTATATGAGACTGATCCGGTCGGGTATGTGGACCAAGCCCAATTTTTGAACCAGGTAGTGGAAGTTAGCACGACGCTTGATCCCGAACGATTGTTCGAACGAATGCTGGACATTGAGCTGCGATTAAACCGCAAGCGGGATATTCGATGGGGACCTCGAACGATTGATTTGGATTTGCTGCTGTTCGGAGAGCGGTCGCAAGACAGTCCTGATTTGATCCTGCCGCATCCGCGTATGATGGAACGTGCCTTTGTGCTTGTGCCGCTAATTGAAGTGATGTCGCTTCGGGATCCGATACAGGTGGAACAATGGAGCAAGCAGCTTGAGCGGATGGAAGGAAAGGAAGGCGTCAGATTGTGGAAAAGAACGCATTAG
- the folB gene encoding dihydroneopterin aldolase: MADKMMLKGMSFFGNHGVFPEENKLGQRFYVDTELYFPLDQAGRSDRLEDTVNYAEIYELIKRIVEQKTFKLIEALAEDIASELLQTYTNINEITVRVVKPHPPFAIVFDGVTVEIHRKRASIL; encoded by the coding sequence ATGGCAGACAAAATGATGTTAAAAGGGATGTCCTTTTTCGGAAACCACGGTGTCTTTCCTGAAGAAAACAAGTTGGGTCAGCGCTTTTATGTAGATACCGAGCTTTACTTTCCGCTCGATCAAGCCGGGCGCTCTGATCGGCTCGAGGATACAGTGAATTATGCCGAAATATACGAATTAATCAAACGAATTGTCGAGCAGAAGACGTTCAAGTTGATCGAGGCGCTTGCCGAAGATATTGCATCTGAACTTCTGCAAACTTATACTAATATAAATGAAATTACCGTTCGTGTGGTGAAGCCTCACCCGCCTTTTGCGATTGTTTTTGACGGTGTGACGGTTGAAATTCACAGAAAGCGGGCTTCCATTCTATGA
- the folP gene encoding dihydropteroate synthase — MGILNVTPDSFSDGGRYIDPASAVARAELMLQEGADILDIGGESTRPGFAPVPLEEELRRVIPVIEVLRQAGITAPISVDTYKAETARQALEAGANLINDIWGLQRDAAMAEVSVRYGCPIVLMHNRTEAEYANFIQDVLEDLQLTVERAHAAGIRDEQIILDPGIGFAKSLEQNLQLMNHLDRIAALGYPVLLGTSRKSMIRHTLNLPPDDVIEGTAATVALGIAQGCRIMRVHDVKAMKRVAEMTDAILRQR; from the coding sequence ATGGGAATACTGAACGTCACTCCCGACTCGTTCTCCGATGGCGGGCGCTACATTGATCCGGCCTCAGCGGTTGCTCGTGCGGAGCTTATGCTGCAGGAAGGCGCGGACATCCTCGATATCGGCGGGGAGTCCACTCGGCCCGGGTTTGCGCCTGTACCTTTGGAAGAGGAGCTGCGGCGTGTGATCCCGGTAATTGAAGTGTTGAGACAAGCGGGCATCACGGCACCGATTTCCGTTGATACCTATAAAGCGGAAACAGCGAGACAAGCTTTGGAAGCGGGGGCCAACCTCATCAACGATATTTGGGGCCTGCAAAGGGATGCTGCGATGGCTGAAGTGTCCGTCCGATACGGGTGTCCGATCGTCCTGATGCATAATCGCACTGAAGCGGAGTATGCTAACTTTATCCAAGACGTCTTGGAAGACCTGCAGCTGACGGTCGAAAGAGCGCATGCGGCAGGAATCCGTGATGAACAAATTATTTTGGACCCGGGCATCGGATTTGCCAAATCGCTTGAACAAAACCTGCAGCTGATGAACCACCTGGACCGGATTGCAGCTTTAGGGTATCCGGTACTGCTCGGAACCTCCCGCAAAAGCATGATACGTCATACGCTGAACCTTCCCCCGGACGACGTCATCGAGGGTACGGCAGCTACGGTTGCGCTTGGCATTGCTCAGGGTTGCCGCATCATGAGGGTCCACGACGTAAAAGCCATGAAGCGGGTGGCGGAGATGACCGATGCGATCCTCCGTCAGCGCTAA
- the pabC gene encoding aminodeoxychorismate lyase, translating to MIIDVNGNCIEENQAVVSVYDHGFLYGMGLFETFRTYGGQPFLLEWHLERLASGCRELDMVCQPDLEALKRRIGRLLELNRLHDAYFRLTVTAGVNVLGLPAGSYEKPVEVLYVKSLPPMDSVVYREGKALQLLKLRRSTPEGTVRLKSLHYMNNILAKKEMKRYPWAAGAEGLFLDAGGHLCEGIVSNVFFLRQGSMYTPAVETGLLPGVTRRYVISAAESEGLNVSEGLYDWDDLLEADEVFVTNSIQELVPITTLFDETGKAQRIGSGSVGPTTMRLLQAYRAAAARRNDRA from the coding sequence GGCTGTGGTCTCCGTATACGACCATGGCTTTCTTTACGGGATGGGTTTGTTTGAAACATTTCGAACGTACGGGGGGCAACCTTTTTTGCTGGAATGGCACTTGGAGCGTTTGGCGTCCGGTTGCAGGGAACTCGACATGGTCTGCCAGCCGGATCTGGAGGCATTGAAGCGGAGGATTGGCCGTCTGTTGGAATTGAACCGTCTCCACGATGCTTATTTTCGATTGACGGTTACGGCCGGGGTTAATGTGCTAGGTTTGCCGGCGGGTTCCTATGAGAAGCCGGTCGAAGTGCTTTATGTGAAGTCTCTGCCTCCAATGGATTCTGTCGTCTATCGTGAAGGGAAAGCGCTGCAGCTTCTCAAGCTGCGCCGCAGTACGCCGGAAGGAACGGTCAGGTTAAAGTCGCTACATTATATGAACAACATTCTGGCCAAAAAAGAAATGAAACGCTACCCTTGGGCTGCCGGGGCAGAAGGATTATTTCTGGATGCGGGGGGCCATCTGTGCGAAGGCATTGTGAGTAATGTATTTTTCCTACGTCAAGGGTCGATGTACACACCTGCAGTGGAAACCGGACTGTTGCCCGGGGTCACGAGAAGGTATGTTATCTCTGCAGCGGAAAGCGAAGGATTGAACGTGTCGGAAGGCCTATACGACTGGGACGATCTGCTTGAAGCCGATGAGGTTTTCGTAACGAATTCCATACAGGAGCTCGTTCCCATCACGACATTGTTCGATGAAACCGGCAAGGCCCAACGTATAGGCTCCGGATCGGTAGGGCCAACGACAATGCGATTGCTTCAGGCTTATAGAGCAGCGGCGGCAAGGAGGAATGATCGTGCGTAA